From Thermoflavifilum aggregans, a single genomic window includes:
- a CDS encoding lycopene cyclase family protein, with protein sequence MPTQKSGYDYDVVIAGTGCAGLSLAVRLARSEALSSWNILLIDQQKKNGNDRTWCFWEAGRGYFESIVRHRWSLADVMTADAHIHLHFDPYEYKMIRSGDFYAYCKQILQQAREQNPSRKIDIWYEPVTKILDKETHAEVHTSHHTIRCRFTFSSLPRNIPQDKPVHFLWQHFQGWLIRAVTPVFDASRMVLMDFRVPQQQATAFMYVLPVNTHEALIEYTVFSKQLLPPEVYEACIQQYIQKNYPDLCYDILEKEQGKIPMTDYIFPQTDKHVIYIGTSGGQTKGSTGYTFSFIQQHSETILHALEQGNSPNTSHHPRKNFYRYYDRLLLHVLSESLYPGDKLFADLFDKNPTDKVIRFLIEQSSFGEDISIILSLPKKPFLKAALDTWKENSNR encoded by the coding sequence GTGCCAACACAAAAATCAGGTTATGATTATGATGTTGTAATTGCCGGTACAGGCTGTGCAGGCCTTAGTCTGGCTGTTCGGCTGGCCAGATCAGAAGCATTGTCATCATGGAACATATTATTGATTGATCAGCAGAAAAAAAACGGGAATGATCGAACCTGGTGTTTCTGGGAAGCAGGAAGAGGTTATTTTGAATCCATCGTTCGACATCGCTGGTCATTGGCAGATGTAATGACTGCCGATGCACACATCCATCTGCATTTTGATCCTTATGAATATAAAATGATTAGAAGCGGGGATTTTTATGCGTATTGCAAACAAATATTACAACAAGCCAGAGAGCAGAATCCATCCCGAAAAATAGATATCTGGTATGAACCTGTAACAAAGATACTTGACAAAGAAACCCATGCTGAGGTACACACCTCACATCATACCATCCGATGCAGATTTACATTCAGCAGTTTGCCAAGAAATATTCCACAGGATAAACCTGTTCATTTTCTCTGGCAGCATTTTCAGGGATGGCTGATCCGTGCTGTAACGCCGGTATTTGATGCTTCGCGCATGGTGCTTATGGATTTCCGTGTGCCTCAGCAACAAGCTACGGCATTTATGTATGTATTGCCCGTCAATACCCATGAAGCACTGATTGAATACACGGTATTTTCAAAACAGCTGTTACCGCCTGAAGTATATGAGGCCTGTATTCAACAGTACATTCAAAAAAATTATCCTGATTTATGTTATGATATCCTTGAAAAGGAACAGGGAAAAATTCCGATGACGGATTACATTTTTCCGCAAACGGATAAACATGTAATCTATATCGGCACATCCGGCGGACAAACCAAAGGTTCAACCGGATATACCTTCTCATTTATTCAGCAACATTCCGAGACAATTCTGCATGCACTTGAGCAAGGAAACTCACCGAATACTTCTCATCATCCAAGAAAAAATTTTTACCGTTATTATGATCGCTTGTTGTTGCATGTATTGAGTGAATCTCTGTATCCGGGAGATAAGTTGTTTGCAGATTTGTTTGATAAGAATCCAACAGACAAAGTAATTCGTTTTTTAATTGAACAATCGTCTTTTGGGGAAGACATCTCCATCATTCTTTCACTGCCCAAAAAACCTTTTCTCAAAGCAGCCCTGGATACATGGAAAGAAAACTCAAATAGATAA
- a CDS encoding phytoene/squalene synthase family protein, giving the protein MKDRLALYLSVSQVCSREITQHYSTSFSKAIRLLHPDFQDAICAIYGFVRIADEIVDSFHAYNKYQLLKEFEQATYEAISQGISTNPVLQAFQQAVRQYQIPHHLIDAFFKSMFLDLEKNIYQHPEELNTYVYGSAEVVGLMCLCIFCEGDQAKYHQLKDAARALGSAFQKVNFLRDIQADYQELKRCYFPAFTAKGFLDKQAKYEIEKNIEEEFALGLQGIRSLPSKAKFGVYVAYRYFYALFKKIKRTNPEKIMQQRIRIPNHQKLIIMLRASIRHQINGI; this is encoded by the coding sequence AAATTACCCAGCATTACAGTACTTCCTTTTCGAAAGCTATTCGTTTACTTCATCCGGATTTTCAGGATGCGATTTGTGCGATTTATGGTTTTGTGCGCATTGCCGATGAAATTGTAGATAGTTTTCATGCCTATAACAAATACCAGCTGCTCAAAGAATTTGAACAAGCTACTTATGAAGCCATTTCACAGGGCATTAGCACCAACCCCGTCCTGCAAGCTTTTCAGCAAGCCGTTCGTCAATATCAGATTCCCCATCATCTGATTGACGCATTTTTTAAAAGCATGTTTCTCGATCTGGAAAAAAATATTTATCAACATCCCGAAGAACTGAACACCTATGTGTATGGATCAGCTGAGGTAGTGGGACTCATGTGTCTGTGTATTTTCTGTGAAGGTGATCAGGCAAAATATCATCAATTAAAAGATGCAGCTCGTGCGCTTGGATCCGCTTTTCAGAAAGTAAATTTTCTGAGGGATATCCAGGCTGATTATCAGGAATTGAAACGATGCTATTTCCCTGCATTCACAGCCAAAGGCTTTCTTGACAAGCAGGCTAAATACGAAATTGAAAAGAATATTGAGGAAGAGTTTGCACTTGGGTTGCAAGGCATCCGCTCCCTTCCTTCCAAAGCCAAATTTGGTGTATATGTTGCCTATCGGTATTTTTATGCATTATTTAAAAAAATCAAACGTACAAATCCGGAAAAAATCATGCAGCAACGTATTCGCATACCCAATCATCAGAAACTTATCATCATGCTCCGTGCCAGCATCCGACATCAAATCAACGGTATATGA
- the idi gene encoding isopentenyl-diphosphate Delta-isomerase, with the protein MKQEETLILVNEYDEMVGTMEKMRVHQLGLLHRAFSVFLFNHKYDMLLQLRAHDKYHSGGLWTNACCSHPRPGESTIDAAHRRLQEELGTDCPLQELFTFTYRVKLPNGLIEYELDHVFIGFHEGPFMPNQKEIDEIKFFSLDDIQQQINMHPHQFTYWFRLAFPEIKNNMNEIQLMVSP; encoded by the coding sequence ATGAAACAGGAAGAAACACTGATACTGGTTAATGAATACGATGAAATGGTGGGGACAATGGAAAAAATGAGAGTGCACCAACTGGGGCTGCTGCATCGTGCTTTTTCCGTGTTCTTGTTTAATCATAAATACGATATGTTGCTGCAACTGAGAGCACATGATAAATATCATTCCGGAGGATTGTGGACCAATGCCTGCTGCAGCCATCCGCGTCCCGGAGAGTCGACCATAGATGCCGCCCATCGTCGCCTGCAGGAAGAGTTAGGGACAGATTGCCCTTTGCAAGAATTGTTTACTTTTACCTATCGTGTGAAACTGCCGAACGGATTGATAGAATATGAACTGGATCATGTGTTTATCGGATTTCATGAAGGTCCTTTTATGCCCAATCAAAAAGAAATTGATGAGATCAAATTTTTCTCGTTGGATGATATTCAACAACAAATAAACATGCATCCGCATCAGTTTACATACTGGTTTCGGCTGGCGTTCCCGGAAATAAAGAACAACATGAATGAAATTCAACTTATGGTTTCACCATAA
- a CDS encoding pectinesterase family protein, which yields MKAILRLLLVVCMIPSFCSTHAQMQVSASLKKYDYVVASDGTADFRSIQAAIEACKSFPYERIRIFIKKGIYHEKVFIPEWNPKISLIGEDADSTIIVYDDYFKKINKGPNSTFYTPTVLVQGNDFYAENITFKNDAGPVGQAIALAVDADRCVFVHCHIIGNQDALYVTGEAKRQYFRNCRIEGTTDFIFGEATALFDSCTIVCKANSFITAASTPANSRYGLVFRNCSIQAVPGVDKVYLGRPWRRYAKTVFLHCEMGNFIRQEGWDNWRNPENEKTVFYAEYHSTGPGARPADRVKWSHQLNPKQASTYTIKQIFTNPVNSWNPFSEP from the coding sequence ATGAAAGCCATCTTGCGTTTGCTGCTTGTCGTTTGTATGATTCCATCTTTCTGCTCCACACATGCACAGATGCAGGTTTCAGCATCGCTAAAAAAATATGATTATGTGGTGGCAAGTGATGGAACGGCTGATTTCAGATCCATTCAGGCAGCCATTGAAGCCTGCAAATCCTTTCCCTATGAGCGTATCCGCATTTTTATCAAAAAAGGAATCTATCATGAAAAAGTTTTTATCCCTGAATGGAATCCGAAAATATCCTTGATTGGAGAAGATGCAGATAGTACAATCATTGTCTATGATGATTATTTCAAAAAGATCAATAAAGGTCCAAACAGTACTTTTTATACACCTACCGTACTGGTACAGGGTAATGATTTCTATGCAGAGAATATCACATTTAAAAACGATGCGGGTCCCGTAGGGCAAGCTATTGCACTGGCTGTGGATGCTGATCGTTGTGTGTTTGTACATTGCCATATCATAGGTAATCAGGATGCTTTATATGTAACTGGAGAAGCTAAACGTCAATATTTCCGGAATTGCAGGATTGAGGGCACAACCGATTTTATTTTCGGTGAGGCCACGGCATTGTTTGATAGTTGTACGATTGTATGCAAAGCCAATTCTTTTATTACAGCAGCATCTACTCCTGCAAACTCACGCTACGGATTGGTTTTTCGCAATTGCAGCATTCAGGCTGTCCCGGGTGTAGATAAAGTTTATCTGGGTCGACCCTGGCGCAGATATGCAAAGACAGTATTTCTGCATTGTGAAATGGGAAATTTTATTCGTCAGGAAGGATGGGACAACTGGCGCAATCCGGAAAATGAGAAAACAGTATTTTACGCAGAATATCATTCCACTGGCCCCGGTGCTCGCCCGGCTGATCGGGTAAAATGGTCGCATCAGCTAAATCCAAAGCAGGCATCAACCTATACTATAAAACAAATTTTTACAAATCCTGTCAACAGCTGGAATCCTTTTTCTGAACCATAA
- a CDS encoding glycoside hydrolase family 43 protein, giving the protein MFYLSSFAQQKQTEVDKSAWISDLGNGKYRNPVIFADYSDPDVCRVGNDYYLIASSFDAVPGLPILHSKDLVNWKIIGHALPQLIPVHHFEKTQHGNGVWAPAIRYHNDSFYIYYPDPDFGIYLVKAKQPEGPWTKPLLVMKGKGLIDPCPFWDDDGQAYLIHAFAGSRAGIKSILVINKMNRAGTQVVDKGVIVYDGHGIDPTIEGPKLYKRNGYYYIFAPAGGVPQGYQLVLRSRHIYGPYERKVVMHQGHTSINGPHQGAWVQTPDGKQDWFIHFRDMGAYGRVTYLEPMKWINDWPLIGIHADKDGIGEPVETYRKPDVGKTYPVQVPQTSDEFNDRQLGLQWQWQANPQPTWYYLTSSGYLRLYAQPMQPHYRNYWDVPNILMQKFPAPQFEVVTKLQFHPLQKGDRAGLIIMGMNYACIAATATDQGIQLDYITCIHADEGQKEQISHLITSVDSTFYFRVRVNDRAQCRFGYSLNGKDFVDMDSVFTAVQGKWIGAKVGLFCTSTMQTNDAGYVDVDWFRVLPTEDK; this is encoded by the coding sequence ATGTTTTATTTATCTTCTTTTGCGCAGCAAAAGCAAACAGAAGTTGATAAGTCTGCTTGGATCTCGGATCTGGGCAACGGTAAGTATCGCAACCCTGTGATTTTTGCTGATTATTCTGATCCGGATGTATGCCGCGTGGGAAACGATTATTATCTGATCGCATCCAGTTTTGATGCAGTGCCGGGGCTGCCCATTCTGCATTCTAAAGATTTGGTCAATTGGAAAATTATCGGACATGCATTGCCTCAATTGATTCCCGTTCATCATTTTGAAAAAACCCAACATGGCAATGGTGTGTGGGCTCCCGCTATTCGTTATCATAATGATTCGTTTTATATCTATTATCCAGATCCCGATTTCGGTATTTATCTCGTGAAAGCAAAACAACCGGAAGGCCCATGGACAAAACCTTTGCTGGTGATGAAAGGAAAAGGATTGATTGATCCCTGTCCTTTCTGGGATGATGACGGACAGGCGTATCTCATCCATGCTTTTGCAGGCAGCCGGGCAGGCATCAAAAGCATTCTGGTGATCAACAAAATGAATCGTGCAGGTACACAGGTAGTAGATAAAGGTGTGATTGTGTATGACGGACATGGCATAGATCCCACTATTGAAGGACCTAAATTGTATAAACGCAACGGTTATTATTACATCTTTGCTCCTGCAGGAGGTGTACCGCAGGGCTATCAGCTGGTGTTGCGATCCCGACATATTTACGGCCCTTATGAACGAAAAGTGGTTATGCATCAGGGACATACATCGATCAATGGCCCGCATCAGGGTGCCTGGGTTCAAACGCCTGATGGCAAGCAGGATTGGTTTATCCATTTCAGAGATATGGGTGCTTATGGCAGAGTTACTTATCTGGAACCGATGAAATGGATCAATGACTGGCCCTTGATTGGTATACATGCAGATAAGGATGGTATCGGTGAACCTGTGGAAACGTACAGAAAACCAGATGTGGGAAAAACTTATCCCGTGCAAGTACCACAAACATCTGATGAATTCAACGACCGACAATTAGGCTTGCAATGGCAATGGCAGGCTAATCCACAACCTACATGGTATTATCTGACATCTTCAGGTTATTTGCGTTTATATGCACAACCCATGCAGCCGCATTACAGAAATTACTGGGATGTACCCAATATCTTAATGCAAAAATTTCCTGCTCCACAATTTGAGGTTGTAACCAAACTGCAATTTCATCCTTTGCAAAAAGGTGATCGGGCAGGGCTCATTATCATGGGTATGAATTATGCCTGCATAGCTGCTACCGCTACGGATCAGGGAATTCAGCTGGATTATATCACATGCATACATGCCGATGAAGGACAGAAAGAACAAATCAGTCATCTGATTACTTCGGTTGACAGCACGTTTTATTTTCGTGTGCGTGTAAATGATCGGGCACAATGCCGGTTTGGTTACAGCCTGAATGGAAAAGATTTTGTGGATATGGATAGCGTGTTCACTGCTGTACAGGGAAAATGGATTGGAGCCAAAGTCGGATTATTCTGCACCAGCACCATGCAAACCAATGATGCTGGTTATGTGGATGTGGATTGGTTTCGCGTATTGCCTACGGAAGATAAATAG
- a CDS encoding sterol desaturase family protein, with the protein MVSVLLNLLIVIATFFFMEGVAWFTHKYVMHGFLWVLHKDHHQKEPGFFEKNDAFFLIFAIPSFLCLYFGATRHIAWLASIGAGILIYGIAYFLVHDVIIHQRFKWFTRSQNKYIKVLRWAHKMHHKHLDKEDGESFGMLIVAKKYWDKVKRDEQIAASQNASR; encoded by the coding sequence ATGGTATCCGTTTTATTAAACCTATTGATTGTGATTGCCACTTTCTTCTTTATGGAAGGAGTAGCCTGGTTTACACACAAATATGTGATGCATGGATTTTTATGGGTACTGCATAAAGATCATCACCAGAAGGAGCCTGGTTTTTTCGAGAAGAATGATGCTTTTTTTCTCATATTCGCCATTCCCAGTTTTCTGTGCTTGTATTTCGGAGCTACCCGTCATATTGCATGGCTGGCTTCCATAGGTGCAGGCATTCTGATTTATGGTATTGCTTATTTTCTGGTGCATGATGTGATCATTCATCAGCGTTTCAAATGGTTTACACGTTCTCAAAATAAGTACATCAAAGTACTGCGCTGGGCACATAAAATGCATCACAAGCACCTGGATAAAGAAGACGGTGAATCATTCGGTATGCTTATCGTAGCCAAAAAATATTGGGACAAAGTAAAACGCGATGAGCAAATAGCTGCTTCACAAAATGCATCCCGATGA
- a CDS encoding pectate lyase family protein translates to MWVKGIFALVAAVVLLWGSGGCKKTATPAAPPSASDTTQVGEPYLAFPGAEGGGRLAWGGRGGDVYEVTNLNDSGPGSLRDALSAGHRTIVFRVSGIIYLKSPLKITHDSITIAGQTAPGAGICIAGYTVSIQANHIIIRYLRCRLGDIDKYPDDAMHANGGGYHDIIIDHCSLSWSIDEAGSFYDIKNFTLQWCILSESLYHSYHPKGDHGYGGIWGGYMASFHHNLLADHTSRNPRFNGSRYTGKPDSEIVDFRNNVIYNWGNINSAYGGEGGHYNMVNNYYKPGPATPGNLTLSSSKNLRNRILQYTSYYYASDAAIYPDTVWGGQFYINGNVVEGYPDVSADNWTKGVQPDSYYRSAQLMQQARVDTPFPYAPVRTQSAQDAYQSVLDSAGAILPQRDAIDQRIVEEVRTGTAHYEGAAYAQINATGISHPSGIIDSQNDVGGYPNYPSATPPVDSDHDGMPDDWEIKHGLNPHDPSDRNLYTLDKHYTNLEVYLNSLTGMQ, encoded by the coding sequence CGGTGGATGCAAAAAGACAGCTACGCCTGCTGCTCCTCCTTCCGCTTCCGATACAACACAGGTAGGCGAACCTTATCTGGCTTTTCCCGGAGCTGAAGGCGGCGGACGGTTGGCATGGGGAGGCCGTGGTGGTGATGTGTATGAAGTGACTAACTTGAATGATAGCGGTCCGGGTAGCCTGCGTGATGCATTGAGCGCTGGCCATCGCACCATTGTGTTTCGGGTATCAGGTATTATTTATCTGAAAAGTCCTTTGAAAATTACACACGATAGCATCACCATTGCTGGCCAAACAGCGCCCGGAGCAGGCATCTGCATTGCCGGATATACGGTTTCCATTCAAGCTAATCATATCATTATCCGCTATTTGCGCTGCAGGCTCGGCGATATCGACAAATATCCCGACGATGCCATGCATGCCAACGGCGGCGGTTATCACGATATCATCATCGATCACTGTTCCTTGAGTTGGTCAATTGATGAAGCGGGAAGTTTTTATGATATCAAAAACTTTACGCTGCAATGGTGCATCCTGAGCGAAAGCCTGTATCACTCCTATCATCCCAAAGGGGATCATGGCTATGGCGGTATCTGGGGAGGCTACATGGCATCGTTTCATCATAATCTGCTGGCCGATCATACCAGCCGCAATCCACGTTTCAATGGAAGCCGGTATACAGGTAAACCTGATTCAGAAATTGTGGACTTTCGCAACAATGTGATTTACAACTGGGGCAATATCAATTCGGCTTATGGTGGTGAAGGTGGACATTACAATATGGTGAACAATTACTACAAGCCAGGTCCTGCCACACCTGGCAATCTCACCTTAAGCAGCAGCAAAAATTTGCGCAACCGCATCTTGCAATACACCAGTTATTACTATGCATCTGATGCTGCTATCTATCCCGATACGGTATGGGGCGGACAGTTTTATATCAATGGCAATGTGGTGGAAGGTTATCCGGACGTGAGTGCCGATAACTGGACCAAAGGCGTGCAGCCCGATAGTTATTATCGGTCTGCTCAGCTTATGCAGCAGGCGCGCGTAGATACACCCTTTCCCTATGCCCCTGTGCGTACACAATCGGCGCAGGATGCTTATCAGTCTGTACTCGATAGTGCGGGAGCCATTCTGCCGCAGCGTGATGCCATTGATCAGCGCATTGTGGAAGAAGTGCGCACCGGCACCGCTCATTATGAAGGGGCAGCTTATGCACAAATCAATGCTACGGGTATTAGCCATCCTTCAGGTATTATTGATTCACAAAATGATGTGGGTGGTTATCCAAACTATCCATCTGCCACACCGCCTGTGGATAGCGATCACGATGGTATGCCCGATGACTGGGAAATCAAGCACGGACTGAATCCGCATGATCCGTCCGACAGAAATTTATATACGCTGGATAAACATTATACCAATCTCGAAGTATATTTAAACAGCCTGACAGGTATGCAATAA
- a CDS encoding pectinesterase family protein, whose product MKTYLFFLCMIPGFHQGCSKSDHPSSLHDVQAHTRKEIVVAKDGSGNYTTVQAAILAVPDSATDTTYIYIKNGIYREKIVIPAGKRFIKLIGECADSVILVYGDYASKTDSTGKPLGTSGSASIYIYASDIVAEDITFQNDAGPVGQAVAAYVSGDRVYFHHCRFLGFQDTLYTGNPQSSNSRQYYLDCYVEGTTDFIFGSATAVFDSCLIYCKNGGHYITAASTPQGTPYGYVFLHCKITGNASPQSFYLGRPWRPYARVVYLYCWLDHVIAPAGWINWHDTDNYLTTYYAEYQNTGPGYQPQQRVSWSHQLTGEEAGHYTLSAIFGDWHPVHE is encoded by the coding sequence ATGAAAACATATCTGTTTTTCTTGTGTATGATTCCTGGATTTCATCAGGGGTGCAGCAAATCTGATCATCCTTCATCTCTGCATGATGTGCAGGCACATACACGCAAAGAAATAGTTGTGGCCAAAGATGGCAGCGGGAATTATACTACTGTCCAGGCCGCGATATTAGCCGTCCCCGATTCTGCAACAGATACAACATACATTTACATCAAAAATGGTATTTATCGGGAAAAAATTGTTATTCCGGCCGGTAAAAGATTTATCAAACTTATAGGGGAGTGTGCAGATAGCGTGATTTTGGTTTATGGTGATTATGCAAGTAAAACGGATAGTACCGGAAAACCCCTGGGCACTTCGGGTTCGGCGAGTATCTATATTTATGCCAGCGATATAGTGGCAGAAGATATTACTTTTCAGAACGATGCTGGGCCGGTAGGACAGGCTGTGGCAGCTTATGTGTCGGGTGATCGGGTTTATTTTCATCATTGTCGCTTTCTTGGTTTTCAGGATACTTTGTATACCGGAAATCCTCAATCAAGCAATAGCCGGCAATATTATCTGGATTGTTATGTGGAAGGCACAACCGATTTTATTTTTGGTTCTGCCACTGCAGTGTTTGACAGTTGTCTGATTTACTGCAAAAACGGCGGGCATTATATTACAGCTGCATCCACGCCACAGGGTACTCCGTATGGTTATGTTTTTCTGCATTGCAAAATCACAGGTAATGCTTCCCCTCAATCATTTTATTTAGGCAGACCCTGGCGGCCCTACGCGCGCGTGGTATATCTTTACTGTTGGTTGGATCATGTCATTGCACCGGCAGGATGGATTAACTGGCATGATACCGATAACTATCTCACCACTTATTATGCAGAATACCAAAATACAGGTCCCGGCTATCAGCCACAGCAAAGAGTTTCATGGTCTCATCAGTTGACAGGTGAAGAGGCAGGTCATTATACCTTATCTGCAATTTTTGGTGACTGGCATCCGGTGCACGAATAA
- a CDS encoding SGNH/GDSL hydrolase family protein has translation MIFRFAPILCAAWIFTTFSHSDPVQIVCFGDSITHGAEVDGHSWVWMLQQQHGNDQLQFINAGRNGRKTSDRQELLPVLQQYPHAQLYLIFLGVNDLKNATPQNVDSCVLNMQWMIAQIRRINPHAHVVILSPCNINLQTMSAINQQKQYNTRTQEALFKLEKRYHQLAKSMHTGFVSLLHVVSPENYADGLHPNLAGQQQIADAVWKYLIKHFPKIFHT, from the coding sequence ATGATATTCCGTTTTGCTCCGATATTATGTGCAGCATGGATTTTTACAACATTTAGCCACTCAGATCCGGTGCAAATAGTTTGTTTCGGTGATTCCATTACCCATGGTGCGGAAGTAGATGGTCACAGCTGGGTGTGGATGTTGCAGCAACAGCATGGAAATGATCAATTGCAATTCATCAACGCAGGCCGAAACGGAAGAAAAACATCCGACAGGCAGGAACTGTTACCTGTTTTGCAACAATATCCTCATGCACAATTGTATCTGATTTTTTTGGGAGTTAATGATTTAAAAAATGCCACTCCGCAAAATGTGGATAGCTGTGTGCTGAACATGCAATGGATGATTGCACAAATCCGACGAATCAATCCCCACGCCCATGTGGTGATACTTTCACCCTGCAATATCAACCTGCAAACCATGAGTGCAATCAACCAGCAAAAACAATACAATACCCGCACACAAGAAGCTTTGTTTAAACTGGAAAAACGTTACCACCAGCTTGCCAAAAGCATGCACACAGGTTTTGTTTCACTGTTGCATGTGGTTTCTCCGGAAAATTATGCAGATGGTCTTCATCCCAATCTGGCCGGCCAGCAGCAAATTGCAGATGCTGTATGGAAATATTTGATCAAACATTTTCCCAAAATCTTTCATACATGA